Part of the Paludisphaera borealis genome, TCGTTGCGGTTGTGTTCACGTTAGTATTTGCGCCCTTGTATGCCGCTTTCGTCTGCCTAGGATTGTGGATCTTCTCGCGCTTCCGGCGACTGATGATCCGCGTCGACTCGACTTACGAAGATCCCTCCGCCGAGTCCGCTATCTGACCGCCAATGACCCACGGAGACCGCCGTGCGAAGGCCGCCTTCTCAAAGCACATGTCGTGAAACGCTCGCGGAACGTAGGTCGTCACGGCCGATCCGTGCGTCGACATATCGGTAGATCGCGATCGTCGCGTCGTCCGTCAACGCGACCGGCTCGACCCCGTCGAGCTTCCGGAAGAACCCGGGCGGTGCCCAGGGGCCGAACTGGAGCGACGCCGAGACGGCGACGTACGCCGTCCGCACCGTCTCCGGAGTGGGCAGCGCCGAGTGGTCGTCGACGGCGTTGACCGTGTAGGATGTTCCGAGTACGCCGTAGTACGCCGGGTCGGTGTCGCCGAAGTAGTAGAAAGTCAGGTCGCGGAATTCAGGACGGGCTTGCTGGAGTCGTGCGAGCGACTTGAGCCCCTGGCCCCAATCGAGGTTCGAGTCGGCCAGGATGCGCCGGCCGCCGACCGGTCCTCCCGCGAGAACATGGAAATACGTCAGCTCGTTGGGATGGACGGCCGCCACGGCGATCGCCTGCCCCACGAGGCCGAGCGCGACGACCGCCTCGCGCATCCGCAGGCGTCGAGGTGGGGCGTCCGGCTTGTCGCGGGCGATCCGCGAGACCCAGACGATCGCCAGCGGCGCGAGGGGCAAGAGGTAGCGGAAGCCGTAGTTCCGCGACGACCCGACCGCCGTGACGATCAGGAACAGGACCATGAACTGGATCAGCATCCGGTCGGACGGCCCGCTTCGGGCTTCGGGCCTGACCGCGATCGCCAACCGCCAGACAGCGAGCAGCCAGAACGTGAGCGGGACTTTCACGGCCGCCGCCGCCAGGTAGTAGTACCACCAGCCGGTCATGCGGGTTCGGCCCATCAGGTAGCTTGGGCCTCCCGAGAGCTGGTGATGCATCTGCGTCGCAAAGCCGACCCAATCCTGGGGAAGCGGCGTCTCGTACAGCCGGGCGATCAGCGGCCCAAGTGCGCCGAACCGACCGACGGCGCTCGGGTGCTCACCGGTTGCCGGGCTGAGGGGCAAAGTCGAAAATCCAGTCAGCGCGAAGTCGCTCAGCAGCAGGGCCGCCACGTACGCCGCCATGCCCACCGCGTTCTGGACCGTGTGCCGGACAAGCTCCCCCCGCGACATCCCCCGGCGCAGGCCGTCGGCCCACCAGACGAGGGCGAGGATGGGCGGGAAAAGCACGACCGAGAACTTGCACGAGAACGCCAGCCCACCGAGGATCGCCGAGGTCCAGAACCAGCGCCGGCGGCCGTTGTTCAAGTAGGCCCAGAAGGCCATGAGCATCGCCGTCGACGCGGTGGTCAAAGGCGTCTCCATCGTGATCAGCGACCCGTGGGCGATCAGGTTGGGGCTCAAGGCGTACAGCCAGGCGGCCGCCGCCATCGCCTTCGAACCGTTGAGCCGTCGGGCCCACCAGGCGGTGAGCGCCAGGCCCAGCAGCCAGATCCACGACGCTCCGATTCGGACCAGCGGCAGCAGCTCGGCCTGGCGTTCGATGGGGGCATCGATCAGCGCTCCCTTGCCGATCCGGTCGAGGACCCAGTAGACGGGAGCCTGCTGGATCTTCCAGAACAGGATCGGCGAGCCCATCCGGGTGATCCCGACCCGCTCGCCGGTCCGCCACCAGCGGGCGCCGACCTTGAGGTAGGTGACCTCATCGTAGGTCGCCGACAGGCTTCGGGCCGAGTCCCAGACCAGCAGCAGGCCGACGACCCCGGCCGCCGCGGCGAGGAGGAGCCAGAGCCGACCGCCGGATGCCCGTTCGCGATCGTGGGCCACGGCTTTCGTCCTATTTCAATGGCGGAGGATCGGACTTCCCGGCCTCGTGCGACCCCCGGCCGACGACGATCCCCTCGGTCTGGCTCCGGCGCAGGTCGTGGACGAGTCGGGCGACGGCGAGGGCGTCGCGGATTGTGGGGGCGAACGACCGCTCCAGGCGTACGAGGCGATGGAACTGGTCGTTGAGCACGTCGCCGACGGTGGGCTCCAGCGGCAGCCGCTCCTCGTGGGTGCCGGTCGAGTCCCACCACTGGATGCGGTCGGGCATTTCGAGCCAGGCGGCGCCGCGCTCCGCGAACACCTGGAAGCCGGCGGGGGGCAGGAACCGGCTGGCCTCGCCCCAGGCTGTGCGGTGGTAGCGGTTATAGGAAATCTGCGCGGCGGCCCCCCCGGGAAACTCCGCCGTGAAGCTCTCGAAATCGGCCTCGGCGTTCGCGCCTTGCTCCGGGGGCAGGACGACCGAGCGGGCCGACGAGATAGATTCAGGGGGTGCCTGGAAGAGGAACGAGCACCAGTCGAGCAGGTAGCTGCCGGGATCGATCGTCAGCGGCACCGGGACGACCTGGGTGGTCGGCCCCGGCACGGCGTAGCGGTCGAAGCCGAAGAGTCGCGAATGCCCGATCACCAGCCTCGATGGGCCCAACGTCGTGGCGAGTAGTTCCTTGAGTCGGAGCGTGGCCGGATAGCAGCGACGGGCGAACTCGGGCATGAAGACGACGCCCGACTCCTCGACCCGCTTGACCAGCAGTTCCAGTTCGGCCAGGTCGTCCGACAGCGGCAACGCGCAGTAGATCGGCTTCGAGGCCGCGCAGGCCAGGTGCACCGGATGGAGTCCGAACCACTGGGGCGAGAGCAGGTACACTGCGTCGACGTCGGGCCGCTCGATCAGCTCGGCCAGCCCCGCGCTCGGCGTGCAGCCGAGCTGCGCGGCCTCGATCTCGGCCCTCCGGTAGACCTGATCGTACACCGCCGTGACACGGAACCGGTCGTGGAAGCGCGCCAAGGAAGGCTTGTGCCGGGTCTCCCAGAGCCGTCCCAGACCGATGACTCCGATCCGGAGCGGGAGGTTTTTCGACTCTTCCAAATCCGCCTCCTCACGCCCTCGCCCGACGGTTCTCACGGGGCTCGACGATCCAGTTTCCGGTCCTCGCCCACAAAGGTATCACCAATCCGCCCCGCCAACCACCCGGAACGACGCGTCATCGGCCTGCCGCCAGGCCGGTCAAACCTCGACGCCGGGGCTCCAAGCTCTTCTGATTCGGCTTCGAGCGGGGTTAAGATGTTTGCGGATGTCGTCCCACCCTTCGGCCGGAGATCGTCTGCGATGCGTGCGGTCGTACAACGAGTGTCGCGGGCGTCGGTCGATGTGGACGGCGCCTGCGTCGGCCGGATCGCCGGCGGCTGGCTCGTGCTTCTTGGCGTCGGCCGCGAAGACGGCCCCGAGGACGCCGCGCGCCTGGCCGATAAGATCCTGAACCTGCGGGCGTTCGAGGACGAGCAGGGCAAGATGAACCGGAGCGTCGTCGACGTTAGGGGCGGCCTGCTGGTCGTCAGTCAGTTCACGATCATGGCCGATTGCCGCAGCGGTCGCCGTCCGGGCTTCACCGATGCCGCGGACCCGGAAACGGCGGAGGCGCTCTACCTGCATTTCAAGGAACTCCTGGGGACCTCCGGCCTCGAAGTGGCCGCCGGCGTCTTCCGCGCGACGATGCAGGTCGAGCTGGTCAACGACGGACCGGTGACGTTTCTGCTCGACAGCCGCCGTCTCTTCTAAGTGTAGTACCGATCGACCACGATCCAAACCCATTTCCCTCGTTGACGAGGCCCTCTCCCATGCCTAACCGGACGCCCCACGAATCGCTCGTCCTGGGACTCGACGTCGGCACCCAGAGCCTTCGCGCCGCGCTGGTCGACCTCCAAGGGAGGACCGTCGCCTTCGGGGTCGCGCCGATCGAGACGACCTACCCCCGACCGACCTGGGCCGAGCAAGACCCGCTCCAGTGGTGGCAGGGCGCCAAGACGGCCGTCCGCGAGGCGCTGGCAAAGGCCGACGCGACGCCCGATCAGGTCGCGGCGATCGGCCTCGACTGCACCGCCTGCACGGTCCTGGCCTGCGATCTCGACGGCCGGCCGCTTCGCCCCGCCCTGCTCTGGATGGACCAGCGGTCGTTCCGCGAGGCCGATGAGATCAGCGCCACGGGCGACCCGATGCTCCGCTACGTCTCGGGCCGGGTTTCGCCCGAGTGGATGCTCCCCAAGGCCCTCTGGCTCAAGCGGAACGAGCCCGAGACCTACAACCGAGCCGACCGGATCGTCGAGTGCACGAACTGGATGATGCACCGGCTGACCGGCGAATGGACGCTCTCGCTGAACCACGTGGCGGTCAAGTGGAACTACGCCCGGCCCGACGGCGGCTGGCCGCTCGGGATGATGGCGGCGGTCGGCCTCGACGACCTGCCGTCCAAGTGGCCCGCCGAGATCGTCCCGCTCGGCAAGGGGGACGCCCGCCTCTGCGCGCGGGCGGCCGACGAGCTGGGTCTGAAGGCTGGCACGCCCGTGGCCCAGGGGGGCATCGACGCCTACCTCGGCATGCTCGGGCTGGGGGCGACCGGCGACGGCGACGTCGCCCTGATCGTCGGGTCAAGCACCTGCCACCTGGCCCAGACCCGCGAAGGGGTTTTCGGCTCGGGCGCCGGCGGCTGCTATCCCGACGCCACCGTCGAAGGGCTGTACACGCTCGAAGCCGGGCAGACCGCCACGGGCTCGATCCTCGACTGGTACCGTCGCCACTTCGCCGGCCGTGAGCAGGCCGAGGCCGAGTCGCGCGGGGTCAACGTCTACCAGATCCTGGATGAGCAGGCCGCCGCCGTCCCGCCCGGCAGCGACGGTCTCATCGTCCGCGAAGACTGGCAAGGCAACCGCTCCCCGTACAAGAACCCCCAGGCCCGAGGCGCAATCGTCGGGCTGTCGCTGGCCCACGGCCCCGGCCACGTCTTCCGGGCCCTGTACGAGGCCACGGCGATGGGCACCCGGCACATCCTCGAAGACGCCTCGGACCACGGGCTGAAGGTCGAGCGGGTGTTCATCGGCGGCGGCGGGGCCAAGTCGCCACTTTGGCTCCAGATCCACGCCGACGTCCTCAAGAAGCCGGTCCACCTGACCCGCGAGGGGGAGTCGTGCGCCCTGGGCTCGGCCATGACCGCCGCCGTCGCCGCCGGAGCCTACCGCGATTTCGACGAGGCCGGCCGCGCCATGGTCGCCATCGAGAAGACCGTCGAGCCCAGGCCGGCGAATGAGCAGATCTATGACGAACTATTCGAGAGATACGTCGATCTCTACGGACGGCTCAACAAGCCTCCTCTTGGATAGAACTTCGTGAATGCGTCGGCCCGGCTCAATCGGCCTCGGGGACGAGAGGCCGGGCCGGGACGCCGACGACGGTCGCGCCGGCGGCGACGTCCTTGCCGCGCGTGACGACCGCCCCCGCGCCGACGACCGCGTCGCGGCCGATCTCGACGGGCGCGACCAGTACGGCGTTCGCGCCGATCCGGGCATGGTCGCCGATCCGGGTCTCGCTCTTGCGGCTGCCGTCGAAGTTGGCGGTGACGGCGCCGCAACCGATGTTGACGTCGCGGCCGACGACGGCGTCGCCCAGGTAGGTCAGGTGGCGAGCGATCGTGCCGCCGTCGAGCTTCGACCGCGCGATTTCGACGAACGCTCCCACCACGACGTCGTCGGCCAGCTCGGTGCCGGGCCGGAGGTGGGCGAACGGGCCGATCCGGCAGTTCGCGCCGACGCTCACGGGGCCGCCGATCACGCTGAACGGGTGGATGATCGTGTCCGGTCCGATCGTCGCCCGGCCGTCGATGTAGGTGTTCCGGGGGGCGACGATCGTGACCCCTTCGGTCATCAGGTGGTCCTGAATCCGCGACTGCATGATCGCCCCGGCCAGGGCGAGGTGCTGTCGAGTGTTGACGCCCAGGACGTCGTCGGCTCGGAGCACCTTCAGGGCGACGACCTTCCGGCCCATCGTCATCAGCCGCTCGGGGGCGTCGGTCAGGTAATACTCGCCCTGGGCGTTGCTGGTGCCGATCTGGTCGAGGGCCTCCCAGAGCACCGGCGTCTCGAAGACGTAGCAGCTCGGGTTGACCTCGCGAATCGCCTTCTCCTCGGGCGAGCAGTCGCGCTCCTCGACGATCCGCAGGAACCGGCCGGCCGAATCGCGGAGGATGCGGCCGAAGCCCGTCGGGTCGGCGAGTTCGG contains:
- a CDS encoding glycosyltransferase family 39 protein — its product is MAHDRERASGGRLWLLLAAAAGVVGLLLVWDSARSLSATYDEVTYLKVGARWWRTGERVGITRMGSPILFWKIQQAPVYWVLDRIGKGALIDAPIERQAELLPLVRIGASWIWLLGLALTAWWARRLNGSKAMAAAAWLYALSPNLIAHGSLITMETPLTTASTAMLMAFWAYLNNGRRRWFWTSAILGGLAFSCKFSVVLFPPILALVWWADGLRRGMSRGELVRHTVQNAVGMAAYVAALLLSDFALTGFSTLPLSPATGEHPSAVGRFGALGPLIARLYETPLPQDWVGFATQMHHQLSGGPSYLMGRTRMTGWWYYYLAAAAVKVPLTFWLLAVWRLAIAVRPEARSGPSDRMLIQFMVLFLIVTAVGSSRNYGFRYLLPLAPLAIVWVSRIARDKPDAPPRRLRMREAVVALGLVGQAIAVAAVHPNELTYFHVLAGGPVGGRRILADSNLDWGQGLKSLARLQQARPEFRDLTFYYFGDTDPAYYGVLGTSYTVNAVDDHSALPTPETVRTAYVAVSASLQFGPWAPPGFFRKLDGVEPVALTDDATIAIYRYVDARIGRDDLRSASVSRHVL
- a CDS encoding Gfo/Idh/MocA family protein produces the protein MEESKNLPLRIGVIGLGRLWETRHKPSLARFHDRFRVTAVYDQVYRRAEIEAAQLGCTPSAGLAELIERPDVDAVYLLSPQWFGLHPVHLACAASKPIYCALPLSDDLAELELLVKRVEESGVVFMPEFARRCYPATLRLKELLATTLGPSRLVIGHSRLFGFDRYAVPGPTTQVVPVPLTIDPGSYLLDWCSFLFQAPPESISSARSVVLPPEQGANAEADFESFTAEFPGGAAAQISYNRYHRTAWGEASRFLPPAGFQVFAERGAAWLEMPDRIQWWDSTGTHEERLPLEPTVGDVLNDQFHRLVRLERSFAPTIRDALAVARLVHDLRRSQTEGIVVGRGSHEAGKSDPPPLK
- the dtd gene encoding D-aminoacyl-tRNA deacylase; its protein translation is MRAVVQRVSRASVDVDGACVGRIAGGWLVLLGVGREDGPEDAARLADKILNLRAFEDEQGKMNRSVVDVRGGLLVVSQFTIMADCRSGRRPGFTDAADPETAEALYLHFKELLGTSGLEVAAGVFRATMQVELVNDGPVTFLLDSRRLF
- a CDS encoding FGGY-family carbohydrate kinase; translation: MPNRTPHESLVLGLDVGTQSLRAALVDLQGRTVAFGVAPIETTYPRPTWAEQDPLQWWQGAKTAVREALAKADATPDQVAAIGLDCTACTVLACDLDGRPLRPALLWMDQRSFREADEISATGDPMLRYVSGRVSPEWMLPKALWLKRNEPETYNRADRIVECTNWMMHRLTGEWTLSLNHVAVKWNYARPDGGWPLGMMAAVGLDDLPSKWPAEIVPLGKGDARLCARAADELGLKAGTPVAQGGIDAYLGMLGLGATGDGDVALIVGSSTCHLAQTREGVFGSGAGGCYPDATVEGLYTLEAGQTATGSILDWYRRHFAGREQAEAESRGVNVYQILDEQAAAVPPGSDGLIVREDWQGNRSPYKNPQARGAIVGLSLAHGPGHVFRALYEATAMGTRHILEDASDHGLKVERVFIGGGGAKSPLWLQIHADVLKKPVHLTREGESCALGSAMTAAVAAGAYRDFDEAGRAMVAIEKTVEPRPANEQIYDELFERYVDLYGRLNKPPLG
- a CDS encoding bifunctional N-acetylglucosamine-1-phosphate uridyltransferase/glucosamine-1-phosphate acetyltransferase, coding for MAIKGPVAIILAAGQGKRMKSEKAKVLHEVCGRPMIQYVVDAARGAGAKTIVVVVGYASEQLYSALQNEPDILFATQSEQLGTGHAVKVCRPLLGDYQGPALILVGDEPLLRPEPLADLLNRQKHEGAACLLGTAELADPTGFGRILRDSAGRFLRIVEERDCSPEEKAIREVNPSCYVFETPVLWEALDQIGTSNAQGEYYLTDAPERLMTMGRKVVALKVLRADDVLGVNTRQHLALAGAIMQSRIQDHLMTEGVTIVAPRNTYIDGRATIGPDTIIHPFSVIGGPVSVGANCRIGPFAHLRPGTELADDVVVGAFVEIARSKLDGGTIARHLTYLGDAVVGRDVNIGCGAVTANFDGSRKSETRIGDHARIGANAVLVAPVEIGRDAVVGAGAVVTRGKDVAAGATVVGVPARPLVPEAD